The proteins below are encoded in one region of Paenibacillus albus:
- a CDS encoding YtxH domain-containing protein, producing MAKKSGTKGFVYGAIAGGVIGSVTALLFAPKAGRELRKDIADGTQVVSEHTVRIASQVGESTTKIAKQVGSGVTTAASKAKDTASQVIDNVRNWRSGSDDLGVVEAMEETGELVQEAAESVQDKAEEIVSERAEELQTIG from the coding sequence ATGGCGAAAAAAAGTGGAACTAAAGGTTTCGTATATGGCGCGATTGCAGGCGGAGTAATCGGTTCTGTAACAGCATTGCTGTTTGCACCAAAGGCTGGACGCGAGCTGCGTAAGGACATCGCTGACGGCACGCAGGTGGTATCTGAGCATACAGTACGCATCGCTTCCCAAGTAGGCGAGAGCACAACGAAGATTGCGAAGCAAGTAGGCAGCGGCGTAACGACGGCAGCTTCGAAAGCTAAAGATACAGCAAGCCAAGTGATCGACAACGTACGCAATTGGCGTTCCGGCAGCGACGACCTCGGTGTAGTCGAAGCTATGGAAGAAACAGGCGAGCTCGTGCAGGAAGCTGCTGAGTCCGTACAAGACAAAGCAGAAGAAATCGTGTCTGAGCGCGCAGAAGAACTGCAAACCATCGGCTAA
- a CDS encoding DUF948 domain-containing protein, with protein MMETWLEAIAVAAFVALVVGILLWLRSADRKLAKLLTAAEAMEHHTAVAKEQVCELLDPMTATMRNVQKQLEGVSRLSDATRRIGDSASQLSLTVSRLTTELNDTVERHAAKSGDKLRHQVTEAMDWAEVGYAVWHFWQTKRKDNRAAACSGHDLGQDTTI; from the coding sequence ATGATGGAAACATGGCTTGAGGCAATTGCGGTAGCGGCGTTCGTTGCGCTTGTTGTAGGTATTTTACTTTGGCTGCGCTCGGCGGACCGTAAGCTGGCGAAGCTGCTCACGGCGGCTGAGGCGATGGAACATCATACGGCAGTTGCCAAAGAGCAAGTATGCGAGCTGCTTGATCCGATGACAGCGACGATGCGTAATGTGCAGAAGCAGCTGGAAGGCGTGTCCCGGCTATCAGATGCGACGCGCCGCATTGGAGATTCAGCCAGCCAGCTGTCCTTGACGGTGAGCCGGCTAACTACTGAGCTGAACGATACGGTTGAGCGGCATGCAGCGAAATCCGGCGATAAGCTGAGGCACCAAGTTACGGAGGCAATGGACTGGGCAGAGGTTGGTTATGCGGTGTGGCATTTTTGGCAAACGAAGCGAAAAGATAACCGCGCCGCTGCATGTTCAGGTCATGACCTAGGGCAGGATACTACTATCTAA
- a CDS encoding helix-turn-helix transcriptional regulator: protein MEQDGTPFSQKKQAFRQEGSTRQTVLFLLKTNGQMNAGELAKQLQITEMAVRRHLSTLERDGLITPTVVRQAMGRPTHMFSLTEQAELLFPKNYHVLALDFLEELEDDPETALIVDRLFEGRKRKLIDRYAHRMEGKTLEQKVTELAVIQNDGGYMVQVETDEGGIVLHEYNCPIAQVANRYQQACGCELTLFQQLLGTDVERTECLAKGGGKCSYRIGKVGAVL, encoded by the coding sequence ATGGAACAGGATGGGACGCCGTTCTCGCAGAAGAAGCAGGCATTCCGGCAGGAAGGCTCGACGCGGCAGACTGTGCTTTTCTTGCTGAAGACGAACGGGCAAATGAATGCAGGCGAGCTGGCCAAGCAGCTGCAAATTACGGAAATGGCCGTACGGCGCCACTTGAGTACGCTCGAACGTGACGGACTCATAACGCCCACCGTTGTCCGTCAGGCAATGGGCAGACCGACGCATATGTTCAGTCTGACTGAGCAGGCCGAGCTCTTGTTCCCGAAGAACTACCACGTACTTGCGCTTGATTTTCTGGAGGAGCTGGAGGACGATCCGGAGACGGCACTAATCGTTGACCGATTGTTTGAAGGCCGTAAAAGGAAGCTCATTGACCGGTACGCGCACCGGATGGAAGGCAAGACACTGGAGCAGAAAGTAACGGAGCTTGCGGTGATCCAGAACGACGGCGGCTACATGGTGCAGGTGGAGACGGATGAAGGCGGCATTGTGCTGCATGAGTATAACTGTCCGATTGCCCAGGTGGCGAACCGTTATCAGCAAGCTTGCGGCTGCGAGCTGACCTTGTTCCAACAGCTGCTCGGCACAGACGTTGAACGGACGGAGTGCTTGGCAAAAGGTGGCGGCAAGTGCAGCTATCGAATAGGAAAAGTGGGGGCTGTCCTTTAG
- a CDS encoding DUF86 domain-containing protein gives MYYVNREQLNVRLQVIPEVVAALQLLQQSWDGSLLQGLAQERALHLAVETVTDIGSYLIDGFIMRDASSYEDIITIIAGEGVFPAELQENLLELVRLRKPLVQDYFEWTRGEHHPLAAVLPHTLTAFKAAVESYLVQELGE, from the coding sequence ATGTATTATGTGAATCGTGAACAATTGAATGTGCGTTTGCAGGTCATTCCCGAAGTTGTTGCAGCGCTGCAATTGCTGCAACAAAGCTGGGACGGCAGCCTGCTTCAAGGACTTGCTCAGGAGCGCGCGCTCCATCTGGCAGTCGAAACCGTCACCGATATCGGCAGCTACCTGATTGATGGCTTCATTATGCGGGATGCGAGCAGCTACGAGGATATTATTACGATCATTGCTGGCGAAGGCGTATTCCCGGCAGAGCTGCAGGAGAACTTGCTTGAACTGGTCCGCTTGCGTAAGCCGCTCGTGCAGGATTATTTTGAGTGGACAAGAGGCGAGCATCATCCTCTTGCGGCTGTGCTGCCTCATACACTGACGGCTTTTAAAGCGGCGGTGGAATCGTATTTGGTGCAGGAGCTTGGGGAATAG
- a CDS encoding Dabb family protein has product MITHIVLFKLKDGSPESVERTVQVLKNMEGKIDELLSIEVGTDVLHSERSYHIALITKFESMETLAAYQVHPVHKEVIAHMTEVREASASVDFES; this is encoded by the coding sequence ATGATTACGCATATCGTATTGTTTAAGTTGAAGGATGGCAGCCCGGAGAGCGTTGAACGCACGGTTCAAGTGCTGAAGAATATGGAAGGCAAGATTGATGAGCTGCTCTCGATCGAAGTAGGGACTGACGTGCTGCATTCCGAGCGTTCTTACCACATTGCACTCATTACAAAATTTGAATCGATGGAAACGCTCGCTGCTTACCAGGTACACCCTGTACATAAAGAGGTTATCGCGCATATGACTGAAGTTCGCGAAGCTTCTGCAAGCGTAGACTTCGAATCGTAG
- a CDS encoding cupredoxin domain-containing protein, with the protein MHKWIMFIVFAAASILGVVLLTTQLPGKPVDEAASLPPGVTLMKVEASSDFVFDQKEYKVKAGDKVKLKLVNKSGVHGLAIPDLGIDLQGDKMEQDVTFDKPGKYEMHCAVMCGTGHADMKAVLIVE; encoded by the coding sequence ATGCATAAGTGGATTATGTTTATCGTTTTCGCAGCAGCTTCGATTTTGGGCGTTGTTTTGCTGACGACACAGCTTCCGGGCAAGCCGGTAGACGAGGCAGCATCTTTGCCGCCAGGCGTTACACTAATGAAGGTAGAAGCATCTTCAGATTTCGTCTTTGACCAAAAAGAATACAAAGTTAAGGCCGGCGATAAAGTGAAGCTGAAGCTCGTTAACAAGAGCGGCGTTCACGGACTGGCAATTCCGGATCTCGGTATTGATCTTCAAGGCGACAAGATGGAGCAAGACGTTACATTCGATAAACCAGGCAAGTATGAGATGCACTGTGCCGTTATGTGCGGAACAGGTCACGCTGATATGAAAGCTGTCCTGATTGTTGAATAA
- a CDS encoding phage holin family protein, giving the protein MPHTIVCSITAVLGSLLTFSFGMWPESLTLLIVAMGVDYATGVTAAVKEKGLNSGVGSWGLAKKGIMLLVILLAHRIDIMLELNNIVMGGAIYFYLANELISVTENLGRIGIPLPDRLRQIIEVLKDKSK; this is encoded by the coding sequence GTGCCACACACCATCGTTTGCAGTATCACTGCTGTGCTCGGGTCGCTGCTCACGTTCTCCTTTGGTATGTGGCCGGAATCATTGACATTACTCATCGTGGCAATGGGCGTAGATTACGCTACCGGCGTGACAGCCGCGGTCAAGGAGAAGGGATTAAACAGTGGGGTTGGGTCTTGGGGGCTCGCAAAGAAAGGCATTATGCTGCTCGTTATTTTGCTTGCCCATAGGATAGACATTATGCTTGAGCTTAACAACATCGTCATGGGCGGAGCTATTTATTTTTATTTAGCGAACGAGCTTATCTCCGTTACGGAGAATTTGGGTCGAATCGGCATTCCATTGCCGGATCGTCTTCGCCAAATAATTGAAGTATTAAAAGATAAGAGTAAATAA